A window of the Glaciimonas sp. CA11.2 genome harbors these coding sequences:
- the gabD gene encoding NADP-dependent succinate-semialdehyde dehydrogenase: MLQLKDASLFRQQAYINGVWSDADNGETFPVTNPATGGTIGTVPLMGTTETRRAIAAANAAWKSWRRKTAKERSVVLRKWNDLMLANADDLALIMTLEQGKPLAEAKGEITYAASFIEWFAEEGKRAGGDTIPSTSPNNRIVVIKEPIGVCAAITPWNFPAAMITRKVGPALAAGCPMVLKPAESTPFSALALAVLAERAGVPAGVFSVVTGAARVIGAEMTSNPIVRKLTFTGSTGVGRLLMEQCAPTIKKLSLELGGNAPFIVFDDADLDAAVEGAMASKYRNAGQTCVCANRLYVQAGVYDAFAEKLVAAVAKLKVGDGQQEGVTQGPLIDQKAVEKVEQHIADALSKGARILAGGKRHSLGHSFFEPTILADVTSDMVVAREETFGPMAPLFRFTTDDEVVAMANDTEFGLASYFYSRDIGRIWRVAEALESGIVGINTGLISTEVAPFGGVKQSGLGREGSKYGIEDYQVIKYLCMGGI; encoded by the coding sequence ATGTTGCAATTAAAAGACGCTTCTTTATTTCGCCAGCAAGCTTATATCAACGGTGTCTGGTCCGATGCCGATAACGGTGAGACTTTTCCTGTCACTAATCCCGCTACCGGCGGGACTATCGGCACGGTTCCTCTAATGGGTACGACCGAAACCAGACGTGCGATTGCTGCCGCTAACGCGGCCTGGAAATCATGGCGTCGTAAAACGGCCAAAGAGCGCAGCGTGGTTTTGCGTAAATGGAATGATCTGATGTTGGCGAATGCGGATGATCTGGCGCTGATCATGACATTGGAACAAGGCAAGCCGCTGGCTGAAGCCAAGGGTGAAATCACTTATGCAGCCTCTTTTATTGAATGGTTTGCTGAAGAGGGTAAACGCGCTGGCGGTGACACCATTCCATCGACCTCGCCAAATAATCGTATTGTTGTGATCAAGGAGCCGATTGGCGTTTGCGCGGCGATTACGCCTTGGAATTTTCCCGCAGCGATGATTACCCGCAAAGTTGGCCCGGCGTTGGCTGCGGGATGTCCGATGGTGCTGAAACCTGCGGAATCCACACCTTTCTCAGCGTTGGCGCTGGCAGTACTGGCGGAGCGCGCCGGTGTTCCAGCGGGTGTGTTTAGCGTTGTCACAGGCGCTGCCCGTGTCATCGGTGCAGAAATGACCAGCAATCCGATTGTGCGTAAGCTGACGTTCACCGGTTCAACCGGCGTCGGACGTTTGTTGATGGAGCAATGTGCGCCAACCATTAAGAAACTATCGTTGGAACTGGGTGGGAACGCACCATTCATCGTCTTCGACGACGCTGATCTGGATGCCGCTGTCGAGGGCGCAATGGCGTCCAAATACCGCAATGCCGGACAGACCTGCGTCTGCGCCAACCGCTTGTACGTGCAAGCTGGCGTGTACGATGCATTCGCTGAAAAACTGGTAGCGGCAGTTGCCAAGTTGAAAGTCGGGGACGGTCAGCAAGAGGGCGTGACCCAAGGGCCGTTGATTGATCAAAAAGCAGTTGAAAAAGTCGAGCAGCACATTGCGGATGCCTTGAGCAAGGGCGCGCGCATCCTTGCGGGTGGCAAGCGTCATTCGTTGGGCCATAGTTTTTTTGAGCCAACTATTTTGGCCGATGTTACTTCCGATATGGTGGTGGCGCGCGAAGAAACGTTTGGCCCGATGGCACCCTTGTTTCGCTTTACCACTGACGACGAAGTGGTGGCGATGGCCAACGATACCGAATTCGGATTGGCCAGTTATTTTTATTCACGCGATATCGGCCGTATCTGGCGGGTGGCGGAAGCGCTTGAGAGTGGCATAGTCGGTATCAATACTGGTCTGATTTCTACCGAAGTCGCGCCATTTGGTGGCGTCAAGCAATCCGGTCTGGGCCGCGAAGGTTCGAAATACGGTATCGAAGACTATCAGGTCATCAAGTATTTGTGCATGGGCGGAATTTGA
- the gabT gene encoding 4-aminobutyrate--2-oxoglutarate transaminase, with amino-acid sequence MKNDGFHATTVPINNSTNAQLHQRKNAATPRGVGVMCDFYASHALNAEIWDVENRRFIDFAAGIAVLNTGHRHPKLVAAIQEQLGKFTHTAYQIVPYESYVTLAERINAITPGTHAKKTAFFSTGAEAVENAVKIARAATGRTAVIAFSGAFHGRTMMGMALTGKVVPYKVGFGPFPSEIYHVPFPVELHGVTTKDSLAALQMLFKTDVDPQRVAAIILEPVQGEGGFYCAPVELMQALRKLCDELGILLIVDEIQTGFARTGKLFAIEHYNVIPDLMTMAKSLAGGMPLSAVCGRAEIMDAAAPGGLGGTYAGNPLAVASALAVLEVIEEEQLVDRANILGKKLKNQLEILGAEVPQIADIRGLGAMVAVEFLKPGTRDADADFAKRVQTEALKKGLLLLTCGVYGNVIRFLFPLTIPDAVMDEALAILGTVMRSA; translated from the coding sequence ATGAAAAACGATGGTTTTCACGCCACTACAGTACCAATTAACAACTCCACCAACGCGCAACTTCACCAACGCAAGAATGCTGCGACGCCACGCGGGGTCGGCGTTATGTGTGATTTTTATGCTTCACATGCGTTAAATGCAGAGATATGGGATGTCGAAAATCGCCGCTTTATTGATTTCGCTGCCGGTATCGCGGTACTGAATACCGGGCATCGCCATCCCAAACTGGTGGCCGCTATTCAGGAGCAGTTAGGTAAATTTACCCATACTGCCTATCAAATTGTGCCGTATGAAAGTTACGTTACGCTGGCAGAGCGCATCAATGCGATCACGCCGGGCACTCATGCCAAAAAAACAGCATTCTTTTCTACTGGCGCCGAGGCTGTAGAAAATGCGGTCAAAATCGCCCGTGCTGCAACGGGTCGCACAGCGGTGATCGCTTTCTCGGGCGCTTTTCATGGTCGCACTATGATGGGAATGGCGTTGACCGGCAAGGTCGTTCCCTACAAGGTGGGCTTTGGACCATTTCCTTCCGAAATTTATCATGTCCCATTCCCGGTCGAGTTGCATGGCGTCACAACAAAAGATTCACTGGCAGCCTTGCAAATGCTGTTCAAGACCGATGTTGATCCGCAACGTGTAGCGGCGATTATTTTGGAGCCGGTGCAAGGTGAGGGCGGATTTTATTGCGCACCTGTCGAACTCATGCAAGCGTTGCGTAAGTTATGTGATGAGCTGGGTATTTTGCTAATCGTCGATGAAATTCAGACTGGCTTTGCGCGCACCGGCAAGCTCTTCGCTATTGAGCACTACAATGTAATTCCTGATCTGATGACGATGGCCAAGAGTTTGGCTGGTGGTATGCCTTTGTCTGCAGTGTGCGGACGGGCCGAGATTATGGACGCAGCAGCGCCTGGTGGTCTGGGCGGTACCTATGCCGGTAATCCGCTGGCGGTTGCATCCGCGCTGGCCGTACTGGAAGTGATCGAGGAAGAGCAACTGGTCGACCGTGCCAATATCCTCGGCAAAAAGCTCAAGAATCAACTTGAAATTTTGGGTGCAGAGGTGCCTCAGATTGCCGATATTCGTGGGCTTGGTGCAATGGTGGCAGTTGAATTTCTGAAGCCGGGCACCCGCGATGCTGATGCCGATTTCGCTAAACGGGTCCAGACAGAAGCACTTAAAAAAGGCTTGTTATTATTAACCTGCGGCGTCTACGGTAACGTTATTCGTTTTCTCTTTCCATTGACGATTCCTGATGCTGTGATGGATGAAGCGCTGGCTATTCTGGGCACCGTGATGCGCAGTGCGTAG
- a CDS encoding type II toxin-antitoxin system RelE/ParE family toxin, protein MGFRVVILDSAEQDLKELRAYIIKNFSADTWRTTYAKIKDAIRNLQNFPQAGCIPGEIEKLNLTQYRQVLSGMNRVIYEVRQDTMYVHVIVDVRRDMESLLTRRLLRVT, encoded by the coding sequence ATGGGCTTCAGAGTCGTCATACTCGATTCGGCTGAGCAAGATCTGAAAGAACTCAGAGCCTATATTATCAAGAATTTTTCCGCTGACACTTGGCGCACTACTTACGCGAAAATAAAAGACGCCATTCGTAATCTGCAAAATTTTCCGCAGGCTGGTTGCATTCCAGGTGAAATTGAAAAGCTAAATCTCACACAGTACAGGCAAGTCTTATCTGGAATGAATCGCGTCATTTACGAAGTAAGGCAAGACACCATGTATGTGCATGTCATTGTCGATGTTAGAAGAGATATGGAATCATTACTTACCCGACGACTTTTGAGGGTTACGTAA
- a CDS encoding type II toxin-antitoxin system Phd/YefM family antitoxin, whose translation MKFSTQVKPISYLKSHAAEIIKDITENREPMLITQNGEAKLVVMDVKSFEEQEETLALLKILALGNREIEQGKFRDAEDVFAELDKADH comes from the coding sequence ATGAAATTCTCAACTCAGGTAAAGCCTATCAGCTACCTCAAGAGTCACGCCGCTGAAATTATCAAAGACATCACCGAAAATCGTGAGCCTATGCTCATTACGCAAAATGGTGAAGCCAAGCTGGTTGTTATGGACGTGAAGAGCTTTGAAGAACAAGAAGAAACGCTCGCGCTGCTAAAAATTCTGGCACTCGGTAATCGTGAAATTGAGCAAGGTAAATTTCGTGACGCTGAGGATGTGTTCGCTGAACTGGATAAGGCTGATCACTAA
- a CDS encoding LPD7 domain-containing protein — MCFQINLNGGGKIYDYGCQIKIASSTDDEIKVAIKLAVEKGWQRLHLTGSEEFKSQVFLEAVLSGAFRPEQITGYRPSKADLEVIRDCKPAMKIVNDSNVIKSYFVERSDGSGTGSAEQVHLPRLKI; from the coding sequence ATGTGTTTTCAAATCAACCTGAATGGTGGCGGAAAAATTTATGACTATGGTTGCCAAATAAAAATAGCGAGTAGCACGGACGACGAAATCAAGGTCGCTATCAAATTGGCTGTAGAGAAGGGATGGCAGCGACTTCACTTGACTGGCAGCGAAGAATTCAAGTCACAAGTTTTTCTGGAGGCAGTTTTATCAGGTGCATTCCGTCCAGAACAAATCACGGGCTATAGACCGAGCAAAGCCGATCTGGAAGTCATCCGCGATTGCAAACCAGCAATGAAGATTGTCAATGATAGCAATGTCATTAAAAGTTATTTCGTTGAAAGATCAGACGGCAGTGGTACGGGTAGTGCAGAGCAGGTTCATCTTCCAAGGCTGAAGATTTAG
- a CDS encoding hemagglutinin repeat-containing protein codes for MSNHRLKGALALKAGYDAYKLSAALPGLADAANGSIHATQDVLAKKPPDPDAKGEGFGVSVSLGVGQSKQDSKNRATQARGTTAQASTINITSREGDIRMEGAKLQAHDISLDAARNIHLIAATNTTDVQSTNSGSNVGLGATLGSNGQQTGLSFQIGASASKGHTNGYRFQERQKIPRSDFFQNLHSDFVGDICGALQWGGRDCNRDRHVFSNQPEWWRKNL; via the coding sequence TTGTCCAATCATCGCCTCAAAGGTGCACTTGCCCTCAAAGCCGGTTATGACGCCTACAAACTGTCGGCGGCATTGCCGGGATTGGCCGATGCCGCTAATGGCAGCATTCATGCGACTCAAGATGTACTCGCCAAAAAACCGCCTGATCCGGATGCGAAGGGTGAGGGTTTTGGCGTCAGCGTCAGTCTGGGTGTAGGTCAAAGCAAGCAGGACAGCAAGAACAGGGCAACGCAAGCGCGTGGCACGACAGCGCAAGCCAGCACAATTAACATTACCAGTCGCGAGGGTGATATCCGCATGGAAGGCGCTAAACTGCAAGCACACGACATCAGCCTCGACGCGGCGCGCAATATTCATTTGATCGCCGCCACCAACACCACCGATGTGCAATCGACCAACAGTGGCAGCAACGTGGGACTTGGCGCTACGCTCGGTTCCAACGGTCAGCAAACCGGACTCAGCTTTCAGATCGGGGCGTCCGCTTCTAAAGGGCACACCAACGGTTACCGATTTCAAGAACGGCAGAAAATACCGCGAAGCGATTTTTTCCAGAACCTACATTCCGATTTTGTTGGAGATATTTGCGGAGCATTGCAATGGGGTGGACGAGATTGTAACCGAGATCGGCATGTGTTTTCAAATCAACCTGAATGGTGGCGGAAAAATTTATGA
- a CDS encoding DUF4926 domain-containing protein has product MKTKFFEYDVVRSIRSLAPDVPSGTSGAVLMVFASMHPQYEVEFVDNVGDSLAVLTVKEDDLELVQRTE; this is encoded by the coding sequence ATGAAAACAAAATTCTTTGAATATGATGTCGTAAGATCAATTCGATCTCTTGCTCCAGATGTTCCAAGTGGAACATCTGGAGCTGTGTTGATGGTGTTTGCCTCAATGCATCCGCAATACGAAGTCGAGTTTGTCGATAATGTAGGTGATTCGCTTGCAGTGCTAACAGTGAAGGAAGATGATTTGGAACTTGTACAGCGTACCGAATAA